GAGTTGATGGAGTCAGCATTGGAGGAGCTGGATAAGGACAGCACAGCGTGCTCTGTCCCCTGGGACAGGGGACAGAAAGCAAGAGGTCAAAGGGAAATACCCCTGGGGAAAGCACTTTTTGGTACGGCCCCAGTGCATTCACAGCACATCAGGACTCACATTGCAACAGCATCCACAAGCTGCTGGACTCTCCATGCTGTGCAGGACAGCAAGGCAGATGCATCCTCTCCTTCCGCACACATGCAGGCACACACCTCACAGTCATCTGCAGAGAGCCCATTCTCTCCAGAGGGGCAGGAGCATCCTTGACCCCCCCCACGGATGCTGCCCTAGCCCTGGGTGTGCACTGAGCCCTGGCAGCCTCTCACCTGCTGCACCAGCCTGATCATCAGGTCTAGGCAGTGGCTGGTTGCCACCATCCTGCACCCAGATCTGGGTTTTAGAAACGTGTTAAGTGGGGCCCAGTTTGCAGTCTGCAAAGGAGAGCAAGCCACATCAGCTACAACCAGGAGAGCTGCGCCCACACTACAGCCTGCGCCAAGGGGGACAGCGCCCACCCCCTTCCAACAGTGGTGTCACTGTAGCCACACCAATAACTGGGGACCTGGGTGGGTGCAAGACGGTGCTGAGCTGACACAGTCAGATCCTGCAGCCAGGCTCTCCCCACCTCCCAGAGCGATGGATCCCCAACAGCCTCCCcctcacagcagctgctgcggCCAGGGGAGCATCTACGAGCTACAGAACAGTACCAACCCGCGCCAGGTCAGCACAGCAGGAAAATGCATGTGGCCCTGTGATGAGGGCGACACTCCCAgtgccagctgtgccctgcagctTGCTAACCCTGTGTACTACTACTCCTCCATACCACCCTCCCCTGGGAAGGCAAAGCAGTAACACTACTGAGCAGGGCAGCTCTCCCTTCCACCCTtcaacctgaaagaaaaaaacctcttcttcctctgctcccccatccttttcctcctcctctccagccagGAGGGCCCAGGCATTGGGGACCTCTGGTACAAGCTGCTGGCCCATCTGGCTCTTGGCCATACAGGCAAGGAACAGGAGCTGAGGCCGCATTAAgggtatttctggagtgacagcaGAGCCCCCTTCCTGCAGCCCAGGCACCAGGGGGAGGAGAAGAGCTGTGCCCCATCCACCTCCTCATCCCAGCTGAGAGCCCCAGAAAAGGAGATGGGAAAGAACACAGCCACATCCAGGGCAGCTGAGCCCAGGGGGAtcaggagccagggcaggaccCTCAGGACATGCATCGGCTCCTGGTTGTGGGTGACAAACATTGCTGCATACAgaatgctgcctgcagctgagcagagggtGGCCCATAGCCACCTCCACGGGCACGGCTTCCCCCTGCACTGAGCCACCCTGAGCCTGCTTTGGAGCCACAGACCCCATCCCCAGACTGggaccctgctgcagccagcatggGGACACTGCACCCTACTGGAAAGGGGGCTGCTGTGCCAAACCCTGCAGGTGCCCTGAGGACCAAGCAGCTGGAAGGTATTTTCTAGGGGGCATGGCACCCCATGTTCCCCCAGAGCTTTTGCAACAGGACACGGGAGTCACTGTCACAGCTGGGGAGCCCTGCCTGGGACTGGGGGGCACGAGGGCAGCTGTGCCAGGAAGACACTTACTGCCCTGGAGAACGCAGGGATCCTAGCTGTGAGGGAAATGAAGGCAGAGAGCAGCCCCAGGACAAACCCCAGCACTTTCCTGTTGTCCTGAGGGAAGGAGTAGAAACAGGGAAGGCAGGGGAAGCCCTCCATCACAGTCCACCTGGAGAGTACCCAGCACACACCACCCAGCAGGAGCCCCGTCCCCACCAGCTGCTCCAGGCCCTCCAATGATCCCAAGGAGTTCACCCGCCTCCTGCCAAGACTAGAAGTGCCACAGTGTGCAGGGGCTGCCTCTCCTGGGCCCCACCCccaggggtgcaggggctgggctTAGACCTGGGAGACCACAAAGCACCCCTGGACCAGCCTAGGGCCCCCCAGGGACATAAAGCCCCAGGAACCCGAGACACCAGCTTGGGTGGCACCAAGGGTGCTAAAGGGGAAAATACAACCACACCTGCTGGTGCTCAGAGCCTGGCATCTCTGCCTGTGTTCGCccaggctctgcctgctgcccaggAGGAGCGGGCAGCTCACCTCAAACACTGCCCCGAGCAGCCTCCGGCAGGATCCTTGGAGTTGTTCCCAGGAAGGCTGGGTGCCAGCAGAGACCTGCCAGCACCCATGATAGGGGCAGGGTGAGCAAGCTGTCTCACAACAGCTGTCGCATCCTCCACCGGTGGGGCAGACCTGCGTAGGACACAGACCCTCTTTCAGGGTGTCATCCTCAGGGACAGGCTTTGCCCCATCCCACCCTCACAGGCTGCACTGGGTCCCCCACTTCTCGCCCATCCCAGGGGTCACCCAGCCCCCCCTGCTCACCCAGGGTGCCACATCGCTACCCCAGGCACTGCCATCCCCAAGGTGCCCGCACTGAGCTGCCCAGCCGGGGGCATGCGGTGCCCCGCAAAGTCCTCAGCTCACAGCAGGCTGCCACTGACCCGCAGCGATGGCAGGAGGGGCACCTCTGCACAAACCTGCTGTCTTCTGGGACTCGGGTGGGCACGGGGGAGAGAGGGTGGGCACAGGGGAAAGAGGGTGGGCAGGAAGCAGATGATGTCAGCCACAGCCACGTGAGCCTGTGAGGATCTGGGGAGAGGCGTGACAGCGCAGGGAGGCTGAACCTCCCGGAAATGCAAAACCTCAGGCAGCAGCTCACAGCTCCCCATGTGAGGCGCTGCATTTGCCATGCTGTCCTGAGCCAGGCTGCCAAATCCTGCCCCCCTCCAGGCTCAGCAccccagggcagcagagcagcacctcTGGCAGGCAGATGTGGGTCCCATGGCTACaacagaggctgggcagggtgcagggggaTGTCCACACTGCCACACAAAGCCTTGCCCACCGGGATATCAAGTGGGCTGATGAGCAGCGCCCAGCTGTGTTGTAGATGTGGCCCAGGAAGCTGTACGGGAGGCAGAGGACGAACGCCTGCTGCTGGCCCTGCCATGGGCACCCACAGGACAGCCTAGGGCAGAGGGACAGGCTGCCCCAGCCGTGCCCATTGCTGCAGGATGtcagagcagagcagccccacagcctcctgcagcccaggccAGCCCCGGGGAGTTACGACGAGTGGGCAGCGATCCAGCACAGCATAGCCAGCATCCAGAGGCCCCAGGACACACAGCCTGGTCCCCTGGCCAGGCAAGCCACTGGCCAGGCAGCAGAGCCACTGTGCCGCACAGCCAGCATCCCCTGTATAGCTGGCTCCGACACCCTTGGGCAGGGAGTGCCACCACAGGCTGCTGACACCGCCCCACAGGTACAGCACCCAGCACTACCCTCtgcccacagcacagcacccagctgctcccccaGGGGAGGGCCAGACTCCTGGTCAGACTAGGGCTCCCTAAAATGGGTGGAAGAAACCTGGAGGAGAAtggcagctccagctcctgccctgcagggagaaTTGTACTTCATGATGCATGTACAAGACACTAAAAAAGAAGTTCAGCTTCAAACCCTATTCCCAAACCAGCTCTGCGCTTCTGCTGCAGATATCAGTGCAGCAGGTGACATCATCAGCCAGAAAACCAAACTGTTTGCATTATAAAGCAAAGCCCCCTAAAACGGGGGCAGACTGCTGGGGTGCTGAAAGTGCTGTGGATCCCAAAGAACAGACTGGAGCCAGCTGCAGCCCACACACTCCCTCTACATGCTCAAGGCACTTTAAGAAAGCAACACTCAAAAATGGAAACTTGCTTTCTGTGGAAATCAACGGGAACAGCAGAGAGGCTCCTTCAGCAGGTGGCTGGGGCAAAGCACAAGGTCTCCTTTGTGCAGGCTCCTGACAACAGAGCAGCCCCCACATTGCCTCACACCTGCCAGCTGCTTGCATGCACTGTATTGAGCTGTCAACAGTCCGGCTGGCATTCCCTGGCAAGGGTAGGGCAGAGCAGATGTGGTACAGCAACAGACAAAACCACCACaggaaagcattattttaaccACAATTCTTGCCCAGTACCTAGTTTGCTCACTGCTCAATAGCTGCATAAAATACTAACAATCGTTTAGGTCCACAACTCTTGTTTATGGTCCTCCTTCTATCAAGGCAAGAGTCCTTTAGCACAGCAAGGAGCAGTTTGCATTTAACAAACCCGAGCAAACATTATTTGCTCAGTCGTATTTACATTATCCTCCCTGCACTCATGCAAACACTGCAAGAGGTTTGGCAGGTCTTGCGGCCAAAGGTTTCTGAGAGCAACAAGCAGAGTCATCCTGAGCCTCAGGCCCTACGGATTGCTGTTATTCACTAGATTTGGAAGGGTCTACACCAggacccagcctgtccagcaaGGAGGGCTCATGGAGGCCCAGCTGGCAGGAAAGGGCTGATAATGCAGAAGACGACGACTCAGGTATGTGCAATGAGAACAAAGAattgaaaatgctttgaaggagagaagtagaagagaaaaaatattttaaatcttcaaTAAAGGATACTACAACTTCAGTTTGATGGGCAATTTGACAGATAGTAGCTTCACAAAAGacaggacaaaaataaatgggCATTTCTAAGCAATCAGGTTCCTGAAGTATTATAACAGACAAAAGCAGAAACCATTTCTCCTAGGAGGGTGAGAAAGTCTGATCAGAGACTGATTTGGCTAGGGCACAACCTCTTCaggaaacaaaggcaaaaatcaCCTTCTCCATGAGAACCAGATTAAATAGTCTCTCCTGAGAATCTACTTTCCACTATGGTACACAGACCTAAAATACCATATTCATTCAGTATAATTATGCTTTAGTTTTACAGGTGGCAGGGAAATATCTTCCCTCCAGTGATGTAATTAAGAATGTGAGAGCAGGGGCTCTAGGGGAAGGAGGAGCCAAGGTGAGAGCTCTGCTGTCAGGGGACCCTCTGCACACACAGTGCAAACTGGCTATACAGGACAAGCACAAAGGGTCACAAAGCCAAAATCAGCTTAGTTGCACGCCCCACATCTGCTGTGGCTTTGCTCAGCAGTGGCTTTCATCCCTCCATCCACACTTAAGGCCTGAAAAGTACAAAATTACAAGGCAGCaatcctggggttttttttttgtatcagaGACCAGTGTCGTCCATCACTCTGCTTTGCcacctaaaaagaaaacacaacttATCTTTGTGAGCCTTTCCAGTCCTATCATTACTCCCTGCTCTGGACTAGGAATGAAGAGCGCTGACCAAGCAGACAAACATTTTCTCAGCAGGGCAACCAAGGAGTAAATCTTGCTTAAGTATGACCCTAAGTACAGTCTTTTTAGTGTCAACTACTAATGTACGCATTAAAATTTGCTGTTACAACACTTCTGCAACTAGGTCAATGCCTAACACGTCAATAAGGCAAAACATGACGCCATATAGGAAGTAAAATCTCAGATATATTTAAGGACATATTAGCACCAGATTTTTGGCTAATCACACAGAgctaatgttttaaaataccaacGGGAagtcacacagaaaaacaactgATGCCAGCTCAATGTAAAGGAggtaaaagcagcattttcctTGCATggtgtgctgtgctctgctctgccttaAGCTGGGAGACAGGGAGTAGTTTCAGCACCAGGTTCTACAGAATAGGGCTGGtacagcagagaaggaagagggaaatgaAGATCCTTTTACCTCAATTTTCATAACGCTAAGATGTTCTGTCAAATCaacaaataaatgttaaaaaagagaTGAGCAATAGCATCTCAAAACATAACAAACATCACTCATTGAGATTCAACTGTTTAAAGATCTTTAGCCAGTTTTACAGGGCTTACTCTGATCCCAACAGCTATAAAATACATCCTTTATGGAAGGAAAACACACTCCCGCATGGCTCCATCTGCTCCCATTGAAAGGATGTTTCAGCAGCAGTCAAATGTCTGGGCTGGCTTCCAGATAACAGGAACAGCCAGGTCTCTTTTGTTCTTGGAAGGGATGAGCTCCAGCAATCAGAGCCCACTCTTATCCCCTGCCCAGGCCAATCCACAGCACAGAGCTCCCAGGTGAGCTAGCAGTGCCCACTTatcctttttcccctcagttcAGGCTCGCAGGACAGTGCAGTCCCTGCCCTGTAAAGGCCAGATACCGGTGCCACAGCTAAGCCTCTAGGTGCTTAGTGATCCTGCGAATTTTCTCCTTCTTGTTCCTGTTTCCATGTTTTTTCCAGGGCTTTCCTACCACATTCCCAGAATTGGGCGCAGTCACAGGGACGAGGCCGCTGCCAGGGCGGTATCCCATTGCAGCCCGGACCCCTTTCATCAGGGCACGAACGTTCTCCTGGAAGAAGAGACATAATCACCAGTGACTGATGAGAAGGTATTTAACCACAAGGAACTGCGATATATGACTACAACCAGACACAGGCAAGCTCAAACCTTGCAAAGACCtttcctgcagctctggagctgggggctgagcaGGTCACACCACACAGCTACGTCAAAGCCTGCCAGCACGCTCCAGTTCTGTCTGCAGCCATGCCTCGCTGTGCCAGGTCCTCGGCGTCTACCACTGCAAGCAGGGGCAGAGTGTCAAGAGACACTGAGCTCTGACAGACATTAGCTACGGCACTAGGACTGATTCTCTGATTCTCACAGTCTCTGCTTTGCACACAACAAATTGTCTTTGCAAATAAATCTGGCGTCTGTGAAAGCCAGAGACTAAAATAGCTTGCTCAAGTCTGGAGCGTGGGTAGCACTGCTGGGGCTCACAGCTCATTCCAGCATTTGGGGCAGCCAGAGGAAGAGTCTGGCAATCCAAAAAATTCTTTTCAGGTTGTAGCTTTCCGAAACAGCTCACTGCTTTTTGAAAAGGGCCTGAGTTCTTGTTTTCAATATGCACGACTATCTTTAGCTGTGCTGAAACAAATACTGTTCATATCCAGCTAATGAAGCAGAACATCAAGCACCACACTATCTGTGACCCATCCTCTTCACTGCTAAACACCCTGTTCTGATCTTTGTCAGGTATGCAGACATAATCGGTTATGGATCTGACGAGTCATTAATAAATCTTTTCAGTAGCATAGGGGCAAAACAGATCCCTGTGGGACCTAATAAGAAGCATACAAGTGAAATTCCCATTTTCCACTTTTTGAATTTTGAGATTTCTCAATTAGATTTTAAATCTGTGTTCTTTTCATCTGATTTCAGGTTCTGAATCAAAACAATCAGGGAGTACTAAATCAATTGTCTTACAGAATCTTATCATGTCCCCTAAATAAGTCACTGAGATGAAAGGAAAGTTAGTTTGAAGGACCTGTTAGTCCAAACCCATGTTCCTAGTCAGTTGCTGTTTCACACCACCCTCCTTTGTCTTTCTTCCCAGCCACTCTCCTGTTTGCTCAGGATTGATGTTAGGCCCATAAAGATGAGGGTTACttcattgaatttttttttttttttaaaaaatcaactaTGCACCCTTCATTAGCTATCTTTCAGTCACCTAGGACATTCCCAGTGATTTAGGAGATAAAAAGAACGGAGAGCTCTTGGGTAGAAATTATGTGGAGATGCCAACAGCATATAACCCCATTAACAACCCTCAgagttattttttccagtaactATGAAACAGATGTGCTGCTGTAAAAACTCCTAGAATAAATCTCCTCCAGAATTTACCTGgtggaaaaatgttttgtccACCACATTTtcaatttgttttgctttggtattCTTCTCAGGCTTCACGTGTCCACTGgcttgcacagttctgctctCTGGGCATCCTCGATGCTGGTGCTGAAAATCATTTGGGTCAATGCCAGGAGGTGGATGGCAATATAACAGCTTCCCCTGTGAAAGCAATGGGATACagttattacaaaaaaaactCAGAGAGAGACctagagaggaaagaaaacaagtccAGACCTAAGAAGGGCCCTGGAAGTCCAGGGCCTCAGGCTGGCAGACTATCAGTACATTTTATTCCTCCTCCCAGGCAACAACTGGCTTGACTTTTAAGTTAAAGCACCATTCTACCTCTACTTCAAATCACCATTTCCAGCCGCAACATCCAGCTGCAAACAATGCAGTGCAAAACTCTCAGAAGTACTGAAGGATCTTATTAAGAAATACTCAAAAATAAGTtgctgagaggggctggagtaGCTTGAAGTATTACAGTACTTGTAACTGCAGTCCTTCGCACCAAAAACTGATCCAACTGTACAAAGTGGGTTTGTTTCCTGAATATCTGCTACCTATTGTAGGGATATGATAATTTATTTAGCTAGCACCTTGTTTTTAAGCAATCATCTTTTTAAGAGTAAGCAGCAGGAGAATTtcatttattcctttaaaacataaaaatagccTGATGTAATGAGTACTTTAACATACACTGATTCACTTTCTCGTGCTTCTTCCTGCTCCAGTGAAACATTTAATTCACCTCctagcaggaaagaaaacccagaTGTAGGAAGCACTTACACTGACATAGTCTTTTAACACATATCGAGCTGATCTTGGCTGGTCTGGCTGTCCATGAGCTGTCATAAAGCCTCTCATGTCTGGAAAACAATTCCAAAGCACATTCTGTGTCAGTACAACAAGAGAATTAATACACTAATCTCTGCTGCCTAACTGCACATCTGTATCCCTTCTCAAAAAACTCCCTTAGAAAGAGGCTTCTGTTggggaaagcagggaaaaaaagggaacgTTGCTGACTGTAGAGGTACTGCAGAAACATCCTAACCTGAAAGGAATGAGAGCTGACATCTCCCTACCAGCAGGTTTTCTGgtgatcttttatttttgttttaaggcCAGAGAAGATTAATTGGATCAGAGAATCTGACAAGGGAGATAAACCTTCACGGCATTCTTTGAAGCCTAATTCAAGACACAGTTGATGGGAGGCTATCTAAAAGGATGAGAGCACCACACTACACAGACTGGCAAGGCACTTCACCAACATCCTCAACACAATCACTACATCTATTGGACAAAACTGGCAAAGCACACTGCAACAAACACATGAGATCAGCTTTTAACAAAGGCCCTTCCTGAGCAGAGGGCAAGTTCTAATGGGGAAGTCCAATGCATGACAAACCCAAGCTGGGCCTAACTTTAAAAAGTTCTCCATGTTCAGGACCGTGCACACAGTGTAGGTGACAGGTTTTAAAGGGATCATCACTCACATCCATATGCTGTTAGCAGCTCTTCAGCTGTTGGCTTTCGATCTGGATCTTCATCTTCCCTTGGCCTTATGATATTTATTCCATAGGTTGCTTCCAAAATGTTTCGCGGGATATGCTGGCAAACGTAAGCTAGTGAAGGAAACCACCTGGTGATTTTCAGCTACAGAACTAACCTTGCCCCAGTCACTCCAAGAGCACACATTAAGAATGACTTCTGGATTTTGTTGCACACTAGAAAAATGACGCAAAGCTGACAACAAGACAAACCTGAAATGAGATGGGTAAAGACCAACACAGCAGTGCTGTTTTATCCAATATGAGTCCCCACCACCCTCATCAGAAGAGCACATGTGCCCCTAGCAGGGCTGGAACACGCAACATTGCGTACTCCAGATCCAGCACTTGCAGACTCTCTCACAAACCCCACGCAAAGGATATTAGAGAAATGGGTGGGACATGGTCCCTCATCTGGTCTATAGGCAGAATTCCAGAACAAATCATTTCTGCCTTGGTAGAGATGAAAGATGGCATCACCAGACCAGGGCAATCACATAGGCACAGGCCAGGCTCCACATACAGGGTCTACACAATAAATAACCGATGAGTTCACCAAGGCAAGTCAGTGTCCATGGAGGAAAAAGGAAtgaacaaaaacaccaaaatagCAAACATACACATGGAACAAGGATGCAAATGAGAATAAGCAAAAATTCTACTAACATGGACATCTGCCCTGCTAGCCCCAGCCAATGAATTAAGGCAATGTGATGTAGAAGACAGCAGCGCTTCCAAGGTTCATAAATAAGGTGTCCAGATAGGGGCAGCAAGATCTTCAGCTCTCCAAACtgatgggagaggagaaagcacTCCAGAAACCTTTAACTGTGCTGGACCTTTTGAAAAAGGTAGGAGATTACACAAGTACAAGTCCCACAAGGCTCATTATAGCACTGGAGTTGCTACCTCAAAATTAAGAGCTTGATCAATATGAAAACATCAGCATAGACTTATTCACAGCAATGACTGCGTACAAGAAGGATGGTTTGAAAGCTTGACCTTAAACTACAGAGAGGAGCACTCACTTTTCAGAGGTTCTTTCCTCATGACTGATGCTGAGGAACAAAAAGGGCCAAGCTACCTATATAAAATCAGGAGGTGGAAAATATCTCccactgcacagcagctctcatGAGCAACTCTCAAACTGCAGCAAGAGTTTGGAAACAAGAACTATAGtttcaaaattatatatatCAAGCTGAACCCCTCTCCAACCTAAACTGCTGGGCAGAGTTCAGGTTGGCAGATAGAGTTCTTGGAGTCCACCTGGTTACAATTCGTTGATAATGACACTCTCTTTCACTGAgggggtggaaaaaaaccccaacagatcAATGCTCTTTGTTAGCAATACCTGAAAGTGTTTCGTACGGCCAGGAGTAGCAGACACTGACACCTTCTTATTTCCAAGGATTGTGTTGATGGTTGAACTTTTGCCAACATTAGGGTAACCCACCTAGATGACAAAAAAGTGGAATGGTAACAGTGATATAAGGCAGGGCAATGCCAGAAGACTGGCAGAGCTCTGACACAAAAGTACTTTAATAAAACATACTAAAAAAATTAAGGCAAGCAGTGGGGAACATTGAGCTCCAGGACCTTCAGAATTCATCTTTGCACAAAACCCTCAGTGATCTGTGCTTCCTAGTTTTTTTTACCCTTATAGGAAGCCCAGCTACAGGAAGGCATGTggaattaaaattttgtttaagcAAGTTCCATTTAAGCACAAAGTCCAACTCACCAGCCCAACATTTACTTCCCCATCCTTCACCCTTGGTCCGTTGTGCatggttttgaatatctccagcAGCTCACGTCTCTCTACCAGATGGCTGAAGTTCCTGATGTTCCTGTTCTGCTCCCACACTACATGCTGCACTGCAGCACCATCAGTCCTGCTTTCCATCCTCACTGGGTGAAGGATCTTTACTTTATCCCCACCTTCATCTTCAGAACAAGTTTGCCAGGCCtcctcttcatcatcttcaCAGTCTTCATATTCATCACTACTATCATCATCACTAACCAGAACTTGGTTTACAGTTTGCAAAGCACTGCCTGTGGGTATGCTTTCTGTGCTATCTTGTGCTGTGCCGTCTTCTTCTTGGCTGGAGCTTTCATCCTCAGAATCACTCAAGTCCTCTGCCACATCTTCAGTGTCTAGTTCCTGTGTGAACAGTATTTCATAGGTGAAATGTAAAGACAAAACCATTTTGCTTTAGTtctaaacatttctttaaaataatttcaagctGTCTTCTTTTCAGCCCAACTCTTTACATTTCTTCCCTGCAAACAGTTCACATTCAAAAAGGAAGACCTTTTCATAACAACAGTATTTTgacatttctttccaaaaaagaaaacagagccaaCAATTCAGTCTCACTTTTAAACCAATctgtaaaaaacattttatccaAGGACTGTAACCCAGCTGGGTAGATGAGGTATTTTTGGAAGGTGAtatgggatattccatagcaAAATAACGATGGCTGTAACAGATTAATCCAGTAAAACCTGCGTGTGGCACCTGTTGATAACACATAACTCAGGGCAGCAGCAAAGTTTGTTCCACTGGGCAAAGAAAGCTTGCAGATGCTTTACGTTTTCTAAGAAACGCTTCCCCTccctgagagaaaaaaatcctctgtaCAGATAACCACATCCCTCACAGCATCCATCCCTCTTAGAAAGGACTCCAGTTCTGTCAATGAGTTAAGAGTTTGCAAACATATCTACAAGGGCTGTTTCTGTAGCTATGAATTCATAGCCTTAAGGAACAAATTTACATTCTACTTCAGTATTATTTATAATATCGTTAACTTTGAAACAGAAACTGCAAGCACTACGAACAGCAACTGAATGGAGTACAACTTCGTTCACCATTTTACTCTCCTCACTTTTCTCTCTGAATCCAtcattaaaatgctgttttacagTCACATAGGTCCTTAGAATAATCCTTCCTTGAGACAAATACTGTGCCTTTCCTAGAAAGGTGCTTAGGTGTATATCACAAGCATAACTACAAAGCAAGTTATCAGAGGCAGCCAGCACATATCCAGTTGGACTTGGTCATGTACAATACCTTTACTTCTCCGGACAGCCGTTTGCACTCTGCCAAAGCTGACCAGAACACCACCTTAACGCCCTCTTTCTCAAAGAACTGTGCCCAAGCATCCCGCTGCTCCTCAGTCAGCAAATCTGCTTTGTTTATCAGGATCATGTTCTCCTTGTCATTGCTGACTTCCTTAACGTAACCTTcctgaagaaaacaagagaaggaTCAGCTCGTGCTCTGGTTTGGACAACTCCTCCCCATAAGGTGATCTAAGAGCAGCAAGACAAGTTACCCCATCCAGCTCCACACAAGTGTAGCTAAGCCTGCTGTCCCCTGGGCTAGATGGGACTGGTGCTCAGCAGACAGCTACAAGGACTGATCAGATCATGCTGCAGGGGTTGTTTCTGGCCGTGTGTGCAAACACCTTGTCTGCTTAGTGCTACGACAAGATATCCATCAGACCTCACAGCAGGAACTCCTAAGATCAACTATTTGAGCGATTTCATATCTCACTGATGCACGGAGTTCTCTAGTCTATCATTAGAAAGTTGTCATTTCAATAACTTTTCATCCTTCACTTTCATTGCAGTAATCCTCATCCATTTTCATATTCCACTATGCTTTTAAACAGAACAATTCCTGTAAGCGCAGACACTCCTGGTGGGAAATAAAGAGCAATGTAATATCTGCAATATAACGCCTGCAGAACTGCCTCTAAATCCACAACATTCTGCGTGAAATATCAAAAAACattgaagaaaaagaacttgATGCCAGAATACTTGCACAAATAAATAAGATATCCAGTTAGGCACAACAGCAGACCAGCTTCAAGGTGGCTGAATgtgttaaacaaaaaagaaatcatataaactctaagaaataaaatgaagacaacATTCAAGAAAGTGGTTTACTTACCAGATCTTGGCATCTAAACAGAAGGGGATTTCTAGCATCTACTATCTGGACTACGATatcactgcaaaaataaaaaaaagccccataAAGTACTCTTCCTTACCTTGCCTCAAAGAAAGCAGCAAGGCACGTTACTTGCTTTTAGGTTTTGCTTGGAATTTTAATGGTTTTAACTGTATTATCCTACTAAGTACCTTTACTGAATTAACGAAGCACCTCAGTATCCCACATGCCCCAACAGAGCAACACTCATGCTACAAGACAGTACTACTGCACAGAATTTCTGCCTCAGTTGGCTAATTCTCCCGTACAGCCGGCAAGGGGAAAGGAAGCACACGAGTTCTGCCAACCCATCTACCCTTCAGAAATGCTCAGCAGCCAAGAACCAGAGTAGTGGTATTCTATCCTTTAGAACATTACTAAAaactgtgattttatttctgata
This sequence is a window from Phalacrocorax carbo chromosome 7, bPhaCar2.1, whole genome shotgun sequence. Protein-coding genes within it:
- the LSG1 gene encoding large subunit GTPase 1 homolog — encoded protein: MGKKRGVGLGRCLQRQRGLQRRGTSAWLHASEVEGERGPELRSAPEQSPLEEFLATAELAGTRFEAERLNIQIVSAQSRTGLLTAQEAHHVRQMQEENRQFLRIPRRPQWSRTTSAEDLKQAERESFLEWRRQLARLEEEKKLILTPFERNLEFWRQLWRVIERSDIVVQIVDARNPLLFRCQDLEGYVKEVSNDKENMILINKADLLTEEQRDAWAQFFEKEGVKVVFWSALAECKRLSGEVKELDTEDVAEDLSDSEDESSSQEEDGTAQDSTESIPTGSALQTVNQVLVSDDDSSDEYEDCEDDEEEAWQTCSEDEGGDKVKILHPVRMESRTDGAAVQHVVWEQNRNIRNFSHLVERRELLEIFKTMHNGPRVKDGEVNVGLVGYPNVGKSSTINTILGNKKVSVSATPGRTKHFQTLYVEPGLCLCDCPGLVMPSFISTKAEMICSGILPIDQMRDHVPPISLVCQHIPRNILEATYGINIIRPREDEDPDRKPTAEELLTAYGYMRGFMTAHGQPDQPRSARYVLKDYVSGKLLYCHPPPGIDPNDFQHQHRGCPESRTVQASGHVKPEKNTKAKQIENVVDKTFFHQENVRALMKGVRAAMGYRPGSGLVPVTAPNSGNVVGKPWKKHGNRNKKEKIRRITKHLEA